A stretch of the Rufibacter tibetensis genome encodes the following:
- a CDS encoding exo-alpha-sialidase, protein MFLKRASAVVLSVLSLASVQAQDTVRYAGNTLSNVDYHHGQLSPAVGVHNIQVMRANREHPGPETAQGWTYNHAPMLAYWRDNFYLSYLSDPVGEHIPPSQTFLQTSKDGYSWSKPDVLFPPYRIPDGTRKEGNPGVAKDLDAIMHQRMGFYVSKSNRLLALGYYGIALDAKDDPNDGKGIGRVVREILPGGKLGPIYFIRYNSSWDQKKSAYPFYTKSKNKGFVQACNELLANTLMMQQWVEEADRNDPLIALKGEYKAFSHYHLPDNRIVGLWKHALTSISKDGGKTWQYSPTRAPGFVNSNAKIWGQRTSDGRYATVYNPSEFRWPLAVSTSDDGLSYKDLLLVNGEITTMRYGGNYKSYGPQYVRGILPGNGTPPGGNMWVTYSMNKEDIWVSSIPVPVTGKAATPANEVFAAMPAGEELRLWNIYSPLWAPVQVEKMADGTKALALKDWDKFDYAKAERVVPASKRLTAEFEVIPAQNDKGSLQIEFQDGKGSPALRLIFDKDGSFKNKAGYRLSGMMPYEANQLYKVRVEVDVPKRMYHVFVNEKKVTTRIFFAPVASIERIMFRTGEVRRFPDADTPTDQGYDVPLAGERDQQAAFYIKSLKTLDHPVVATSAK, encoded by the coding sequence ATGTTTTTGAAAAGAGCCTCAGCTGTGGTCCTGTCAGTTTTAAGCCTTGCATCAGTACAGGCACAGGATACCGTCCGGTATGCTGGGAATACTCTTTCAAATGTTGATTACCACCACGGGCAGCTAAGTCCGGCCGTTGGGGTACATAATATACAGGTGATGCGTGCCAACAGGGAGCATCCCGGGCCGGAGACCGCCCAAGGCTGGACCTACAACCATGCCCCCATGCTGGCTTATTGGCGGGACAACTTTTACCTGAGCTATCTCAGCGACCCCGTGGGTGAACACATTCCCCCCAGCCAGACGTTCCTGCAGACGTCTAAGGACGGGTACAGCTGGTCTAAACCTGACGTGCTGTTTCCGCCTTACCGCATCCCGGACGGTACCCGCAAAGAAGGTAATCCCGGCGTGGCCAAAGACCTGGATGCCATCATGCACCAGCGTATGGGCTTTTACGTTTCCAAATCCAACCGGCTGCTGGCGCTTGGCTATTATGGTATCGCCCTCGATGCAAAGGATGACCCGAACGATGGCAAGGGCATAGGCCGCGTGGTGCGCGAAATTTTGCCCGGCGGCAAGCTGGGGCCCATCTATTTCATCCGCTACAACTCCTCCTGGGACCAGAAAAAATCTGCCTATCCATTTTATACCAAAAGCAAAAACAAGGGCTTCGTGCAGGCCTGCAACGAGCTGCTCGCCAACACCCTTATGATGCAGCAGTGGGTGGAGGAGGCAGACCGGAACGACCCCCTGATAGCCCTTAAAGGGGAATACAAGGCTTTCAGCCATTATCACCTTCCCGACAACCGGATAGTGGGTCTTTGGAAACATGCCCTGACGTCCATCAGCAAGGACGGCGGCAAAACCTGGCAATATTCCCCCACGCGCGCGCCCGGCTTCGTGAACAGCAACGCAAAAATATGGGGGCAGCGCACCTCCGACGGCCGCTACGCCACCGTGTACAACCCCTCCGAGTTCCGTTGGCCGCTGGCGGTTTCCACCAGCGACGATGGCCTGAGCTACAAAGACCTTTTGCTGGTGAACGGGGAGATCACGACCATGCGCTATGGCGGCAATTACAAATCTTACGGTCCGCAGTACGTGCGCGGTATCCTGCCCGGCAACGGCACACCGCCTGGCGGCAATATGTGGGTGACCTATAGCATGAATAAGGAAGATATCTGGGTTTCCTCTATCCCTGTGCCGGTTACGGGCAAGGCCGCAACGCCAGCGAACGAGGTCTTTGCTGCGATGCCCGCAGGGGAGGAGCTGAGGCTCTGGAACATCTACAGCCCGCTGTGGGCACCGGTGCAGGTAGAGAAAATGGCAGACGGCACCAAAGCCCTTGCCCTAAAAGACTGGGACAAGTTCGATTATGCCAAGGCGGAAAGAGTGGTGCCGGCCTCCAAAAGGTTAACCGCTGAGTTTGAGGTTATCCCGGCACAGAACGACAAAGGCTCCCTGCAAATTGAATTTCAGGATGGGAAAGGAAGTCCTGCGCTCCGTCTGATTTTCGATAAGGATGGAAGTTTCAAAAACAAAGCAGGCTACAGGTTGTCGGGCATGATGCCCTACGAAGCCAACCAGCTGTACAAAGTGCGCGTGGAGGTGGATGTGCCCAAACGCATGTACCATGTTTTTGTGAACGAAAAGAAAGTTACCACCCGCATCTTCTTTGCCCCGGTTGCCTCCATTGAGCGCATTATGTTCCGCACCGGTGAGGTACGTCGCTTCCCGGATGCCGACACCCCTACCGACCAGGGCTACGATGTGCCACTGGCAGGGGAGCGGGACCAGCAGGCTGCATTTTATATCAAGTCACTTAAAACGCTGGACCACCCGGTAGTGGCGACATCAGCCAAATAA
- a CDS encoding RagB/SusD family nutrient uptake outer membrane protein encodes MLKFKYTCSCFMMASLMVGMFSCNDLEEYNPSGATADTVWSTPEGFMTLVNAAYSEQRQLFGKEDGLFMFESGTDLWFNEGKGGYARQMTKYEGLTPADGNPNKKAWQVLWNSINHANAGINRIDNAGFTSQEERNSRLAELRFVRAFNYYYLVETYGGVMLRTRETQGVQLTAERSPVEDFYKLMIEDLTYAAEHLPVSFGAEYSRATKKSALGFLSKVYLSRAYYSKGAEAAPFFQKARDVAQEVINRKSEFGVDLWKSYEELWDPKNNKRNKEALYVVSNSASNTALNYDADANRLHLWFMTPYSGKPGLVRSLKYGRDNSRRLMPTLALLDFFDEKKDARYKGSFREVWIANNPFSWTAKTVAEYGKDRSLIGKTMVPGKDTALYITKRTIANERMLPYVVIDRDSTYFTSAAGAIRTGRDFVQLTKFEDPTRASIEANPGFQDIIIMRFAEMYLIAAEAELQLGNTARAAEYINVIRRRAALPGKVAEMEVAAGDIDIDFILDERARELAGEHTRWLDLKRTGKLVERVREHNPDITLIRPHHVLRPIPQVELDALTNGTEFGQNPGY; translated from the coding sequence ATGCTGAAATTTAAATATACCTGTTCCTGTTTCATGATGGCCTCACTGATGGTAGGCATGTTTTCATGCAATGATTTAGAGGAATACAACCCCTCCGGCGCTACGGCAGACACGGTTTGGAGTACTCCAGAAGGTTTTATGACCCTGGTAAATGCAGCCTATTCCGAACAGCGGCAGCTTTTCGGCAAGGAGGACGGGCTCTTTATGTTTGAGTCAGGAACTGACTTGTGGTTTAACGAGGGTAAGGGCGGATATGCTCGCCAGATGACGAAATATGAAGGTTTAACACCTGCGGACGGTAACCCAAATAAGAAAGCCTGGCAAGTATTATGGAACTCTATCAACCACGCCAACGCAGGAATCAACAGGATTGATAACGCTGGTTTTACCTCACAGGAAGAGCGGAATAGCCGTTTGGCGGAACTCCGTTTCGTGCGTGCTTTCAATTACTACTACTTGGTGGAGACTTATGGAGGGGTTATGTTGCGGACCAGGGAGACCCAAGGTGTCCAACTGACAGCGGAAAGAAGTCCCGTAGAGGATTTCTACAAGCTGATGATTGAAGATCTGACGTATGCGGCTGAGCACTTGCCGGTAAGTTTTGGAGCCGAGTACAGCCGTGCCACCAAGAAGTCCGCCTTGGGGTTTCTCTCAAAAGTCTACCTTTCCAGGGCCTATTACTCCAAAGGTGCTGAGGCGGCCCCCTTCTTTCAGAAGGCCAGGGATGTGGCGCAGGAAGTGATAAACAGGAAGAGCGAGTTTGGTGTCGACCTGTGGAAAAGCTACGAAGAGTTGTGGGATCCTAAAAATAACAAAAGGAATAAAGAGGCTTTGTATGTGGTGAGTAATTCAGCCAGCAATACAGCTTTGAACTATGATGCAGATGCAAACCGCCTGCATTTGTGGTTCATGACGCCTTATTCCGGCAAGCCCGGCCTTGTGAGATCATTGAAATATGGCAGAGACAATAGCAGGCGCCTAATGCCAACTTTGGCTTTGCTGGATTTCTTTGACGAGAAAAAAGATGCCCGCTATAAAGGATCGTTCCGAGAGGTTTGGATAGCGAACAACCCCTTCTCCTGGACCGCGAAAACGGTGGCGGAATATGGTAAAGACCGAAGCCTGATCGGCAAAACCATGGTGCCGGGGAAAGATACCGCCTTATACATCACCAAAAGAACTATTGCAAATGAGAGAATGCTCCCATACGTTGTAATTGACCGGGATAGTACCTATTTTACTTCTGCGGCTGGTGCGATCAGAACTGGCAGGGATTTTGTCCAACTTACCAAGTTTGAAGATCCGACAAGGGCAAGCATAGAGGCTAACCCTGGCTTTCAGGATATCATCATCATGAGGTTCGCGGAGATGTACTTGATTGCTGCAGAAGCCGAGTTGCAGTTAGGGAATACTGCCCGGGCCGCTGAATATATCAATGTAATCAGAAGAAGGGCGGCCCTGCCCGGAAAGGTGGCTGAGATGGAAGTCGCCGCAGGTGATATTGATATTGATTTTATATTGGACGAAAGGGCCAGGGAGCTGGCCGGGGAGCACACCAGGTGGTTGGATCTAAAACGGACAGGTAAATTAGTGGAACGTGTTAGGGAGCATAACCCTGATATCACTCTGATACGGCCCCATCATGTGTTAAGACCTATCCCGCAGGTTGAACTGGATGCTTTAACTAACGGCACCGAGTTTGGCCAAAATCCTGGGTATTGA
- a CDS encoding SusC/RagA family TonB-linked outer membrane protein has product MIPLDHMEIYMMNVLEYCKRTKPVRLFPPSPKAIGFLFLFLVAGDYANAGVLGKQPLSEAETGYVTSALNFQQNLLKVSGVVKDEKNAPVQGVSVGVRGTSEGTLTDADGKYSLVVPGENAELNFFYIGYEAVVVRVGAKSEINVTLVPKAESLDEVVVIGYGTTTRRDLTGSVSSVKAEEIAKTPTFSPLEAIQGRAPGIDIVRSSGSAGATPNVTIRGNRSISGSNSPLFIIDGFQGGNINDINPNDVQSIEVLKDASATAIYGSQGANGVIIVTTKRGQAGKIKVSYNAFYGVNGLTPFPERRLGEDYVQVRREAWRTGGAWASPADDRALFSNEAEWQAYQEGQWVDWVDLLMRNGKQQSHTVTVSGGSENTKAFLSAGYFEEEGMYELNDMKRYNARLNVDQKITDWAKVGLLSQITYYNRNNRRDPLSGAIAAAPLGVPYNEFGEINLYPIAGDKGIISPLADERPNAAIDNTHNTNVSLNAFLEITPLKGLSFRSNFGSRLNSSRRGEYYDARSYARRNQRTSFSSMSSSHNRFYHWDNILSYTRDFGDHSFTVTGITNYTQGDNDSFYSSGIKQQLASQLYYNLNGTEQASRSIGSEFVGSKTMSYAGRINYSYKGKYLLTLTNRIDGASRLAPGNQWASFPSIAAGWNISEESFMEKESAINLLKLRGSYGLTGNSGINEYGTQSLVSAFSNMGFGDVPAPMYRFSGRVGNPELGWENSATANIGLDVGFFNSRVSASIDVYNTETSDILFARTLPQSTGVVQVYQNIAATRNRGVELSLTTVNFDKKDFGWNSTLTFTKNKEEITELIDGKDIIGGDVDASLLLGRPLNSFYTYRKLGIWQLDEADEAALLKFGGAPFKPGDIKIEDVNGDGVITPDKDRQFIGSTAPKWVAGLRNSIRYKAFDLEVFLFARWGQTIDAEFLARYNPQGTSGSLSMFDYWTPENPTNDYPRPRRSNLSSVAGFQTLPIVEGSYFKVRNISLGYNLPKSITGKLSIERVRIYATGSNLLVYSKNDLLKDYDPEGGGAESYPINKQLVFGVNIDF; this is encoded by the coding sequence ATGATACCTTTAGACCATATGGAGATTTATATGATGAATGTGTTAGAATATTGTAAAAGGACCAAGCCCGTGAGGCTGTTCCCGCCTAGCCCTAAGGCGATAGGTTTCCTATTCCTGTTTCTGGTAGCCGGGGACTACGCAAACGCCGGTGTGCTTGGAAAGCAACCTTTGAGTGAGGCTGAAACCGGGTATGTCACCTCTGCACTAAACTTCCAGCAAAATCTCCTTAAAGTATCCGGGGTTGTAAAGGATGAAAAGAATGCACCTGTCCAGGGCGTTTCTGTAGGGGTGAGAGGGACATCAGAAGGGACTTTGACGGATGCTGATGGAAAGTACAGCCTTGTGGTGCCCGGCGAAAATGCTGAATTGAATTTCTTTTATATCGGGTATGAGGCAGTCGTTGTCAGGGTTGGTGCGAAATCAGAAATAAACGTAACCTTGGTCCCCAAGGCGGAAAGCTTGGATGAGGTAGTAGTGATTGGCTACGGTACCACCACCAGGAGAGACCTAACGGGTTCGGTATCTTCGGTAAAAGCAGAGGAAATAGCAAAGACCCCTACCTTCAGCCCCCTGGAGGCTATACAGGGGAGAGCGCCTGGTATTGACATTGTCAGAAGTTCGGGTTCCGCAGGGGCTACCCCAAATGTGACTATTCGCGGGAACCGGTCGATAAGCGGTAGCAACAGCCCCCTTTTTATCATAGATGGCTTCCAAGGGGGGAACATCAATGATATAAATCCCAATGATGTACAATCCATAGAAGTTCTGAAAGACGCATCCGCAACGGCCATCTATGGTTCACAAGGTGCAAACGGGGTCATCATTGTTACTACCAAAAGAGGGCAGGCAGGAAAAATCAAGGTTTCCTATAATGCCTTCTATGGGGTAAATGGTTTAACCCCCTTTCCTGAGAGAAGGCTTGGGGAGGATTACGTCCAAGTGAGAAGAGAAGCTTGGCGCACTGGGGGAGCATGGGCTAGCCCCGCTGACGATCGTGCCCTTTTCAGTAATGAGGCGGAGTGGCAGGCCTACCAGGAGGGGCAATGGGTGGATTGGGTTGATTTATTGATGCGCAACGGAAAACAGCAAAGCCATACGGTAACTGTGAGTGGCGGCTCTGAGAATACAAAAGCTTTCCTGTCAGCGGGGTACTTTGAGGAAGAAGGAATGTATGAGCTCAATGACATGAAACGTTACAATGCCCGGTTGAACGTAGACCAAAAAATCACAGACTGGGCAAAGGTGGGGTTACTGAGCCAAATCACTTACTATAACCGCAATAATAGGAGAGACCCCTTGTCAGGTGCCATAGCGGCGGCACCTCTGGGCGTACCGTACAATGAGTTCGGTGAAATTAACTTATACCCCATTGCCGGTGACAAGGGTATAATAAGCCCGCTGGCGGATGAAAGACCAAATGCAGCCATAGACAACACACATAACACGAACGTGAGTCTGAATGCTTTTCTGGAAATAACACCCCTCAAAGGGCTTTCATTTCGGTCTAACTTTGGTTCAAGGTTAAATAGCAGTAGAAGGGGAGAGTACTATGATGCGAGATCATACGCCCGCAGAAACCAAAGAACCTCCTTCTCTTCCATGTCCTCTTCCCATAACAGGTTTTACCATTGGGATAATATTCTTTCGTATACCAGGGATTTCGGCGACCACTCCTTTACCGTTACAGGGATTACCAATTACACGCAGGGAGACAACGATAGCTTTTATTCATCAGGAATAAAACAACAGCTGGCTTCTCAGTTATACTATAATCTGAATGGCACCGAGCAGGCCAGCAGAAGTATTGGATCCGAGTTTGTCGGATCAAAGACGATGTCTTACGCGGGCAGAATCAATTACAGCTACAAAGGCAAGTATCTGCTGACCCTAACCAACAGAATAGATGGCGCTTCCAGATTAGCGCCAGGGAATCAATGGGCCTCTTTCCCATCCATTGCGGCAGGCTGGAATATCAGCGAAGAAAGCTTCATGGAAAAGGAATCAGCGATAAACCTGTTAAAGCTAAGGGGTAGTTATGGCTTGACGGGCAACTCGGGGATCAATGAATACGGTACACAGAGCCTGGTTTCTGCTTTCTCCAATATGGGGTTCGGTGATGTACCAGCGCCTATGTACAGGTTTAGCGGGAGGGTGGGGAACCCGGAACTAGGGTGGGAAAACTCCGCAACGGCCAATATAGGTTTAGACGTAGGGTTTTTCAACAGCAGGGTGAGTGCCTCCATCGACGTCTACAATACGGAAACCTCGGATATCCTCTTTGCAAGGACTTTGCCCCAATCCACCGGAGTGGTACAGGTTTACCAAAACATAGCCGCCACCCGCAACCGGGGTGTTGAGCTTTCCCTCACTACTGTAAACTTCGATAAAAAAGACTTTGGCTGGAACTCGACTTTGACCTTCACCAAAAATAAAGAGGAAATCACAGAACTTATCGATGGAAAGGACATCATTGGAGGGGATGTGGATGCATCCCTGCTGCTTGGCCGTCCCTTGAACTCCTTCTATACCTATAGGAAATTGGGAATATGGCAACTGGATGAGGCGGACGAAGCCGCCCTGCTTAAGTTTGGTGGTGCCCCTTTCAAGCCAGGCGACATTAAAATCGAAGACGTGAACGGGGATGGGGTGATAACCCCGGATAAGGATAGGCAATTTATCGGTTCTACAGCGCCAAAGTGGGTAGCGGGGCTCCGTAATTCCATCCGTTACAAAGCGTTTGATTTAGAGGTGTTTTTATTTGCCCGTTGGGGGCAAACGATCGATGCAGAATTCCTTGCCAGGTATAATCCGCAAGGTACCAGTGGAAGCTTGTCGATGTTTGACTACTGGACCCCCGAAAACCCTACCAATGACTATCCTCGCCCCAGAAGAAGTAACCTGAGCAGCGTGGCAGGCTTCCAAACGTTACCCATTGTGGAGGGGTCTTATTTCAAGGTCAGAAATATCTCCCTCGGGTATAATCTACCTAAGAGTATAACAGGGAAGCTGTCAATCGAAAGGGTCAGAATCTATGCCACAGGTTCAAACCTTTTGGTTTACTCCAAGAACGACCTGCTTAAAGACTATGACCCGGAAGGTGGCGGAGCAGAGTCTTACCCCATAAACAAACAACTTGTTTTTGGTGTGAACATTGATTTCTAG
- a CDS encoding glycoside hydrolase family 43 protein: MRHPFFLFLIGVTLFVSCKGAKGTVQGADREVYLFTSFREPATDGLHMLYSYDGYKWTELEGVLLKPEIGLGKLMRDPSMVQGPDGTFHLVWTTAWRGDKGFGYASSKDLINWSGQKFLPVMAHEATTVNVWAPELYYDEERGRFVIIWASTVPFRFSRGVEEENNNHRMYYTTTEDFNTFSETKLLFDPSFSVIDAVIVKQGKDDYVLVLKDNTRPNRNLKVAFGKDALGPYRNVSEAFTGQFTEGPTVVKVKDEWLIYYDVYEDKKYSAMKTKDFKTFTDVSDQVQVPQGHKHGTIFKASEEVLKKLKSEMATK; this comes from the coding sequence ATGAGACATCCTTTTTTCTTATTTCTTATAGGCGTCACGTTGTTTGTTTCCTGCAAAGGAGCTAAAGGAACGGTGCAAGGTGCTGATAGGGAAGTGTACTTGTTCACTTCCTTTCGTGAACCTGCAACAGACGGACTGCACATGCTCTATAGTTATGACGGGTATAAATGGACAGAGCTGGAAGGGGTGCTCCTGAAGCCTGAGATAGGGCTTGGGAAACTCATGCGGGACCCCTCAATGGTACAGGGGCCTGACGGAACGTTTCATCTGGTATGGACAACCGCCTGGCGCGGAGACAAGGGTTTTGGTTACGCCAGCTCAAAGGATTTAATCAACTGGTCAGGGCAAAAGTTCCTTCCGGTGATGGCGCACGAGGCAACTACTGTGAATGTCTGGGCCCCGGAGCTTTACTATGATGAGGAGAGAGGGCGGTTTGTTATTATCTGGGCATCAACAGTGCCATTCCGCTTTTCCCGTGGGGTGGAGGAAGAAAATAATAACCACCGGATGTATTATACCACCACGGAAGATTTCAATACTTTTTCAGAGACAAAACTCTTATTCGATCCGAGTTTCAGTGTGATCGATGCAGTGATTGTGAAGCAAGGGAAGGATGATTATGTGCTGGTGCTGAAAGATAACACGCGCCCGAACAGAAATCTGAAAGTTGCCTTTGGCAAGGATGCCTTAGGGCCTTACAGGAATGTTTCGGAAGCGTTTACCGGTCAATTCACGGAGGGCCCGACGGTGGTAAAGGTAAAGGACGAGTGGCTGATCTACTACGATGTCTATGAGGACAAGAAGTATAGTGCCATGAAGACCAAAGATTTCAAAACGTTTACGGATGTAAGCGATCAGGTGCAGGTCCCGCAAGGCCACAAACATGGGACCATCTTCAAAGCAAGCGAAGAGGTGTTGAAAAAGCTAAAATCGGAGATGGCTACAAAATAA
- a CDS encoding glycoside hydrolase family 140 protein, producing MNKSLYVVIVAAVLAACSSPTNREERIGADDPVKKLAISENGRYFMTEDKEPFFWLGDTGWLLFSKLNREEADQYLEDRRAKGFNVIQVMVLHGVGAVNAYGDSALVNKDVARPKVTEGSSFEDSLQYDFWDHVDYMVDKAAEKGMYMALVPVWGSNVKAGFVNQSQGATYAGWLAARYKGRPNIIWLNGGDIKGSDSVEVWRKIGYTIREKDPNHLITFHPRGRTQSSTWFHGEPWLDFNMFQSGHRRYDQDTSAKELRYGEDNWKYVAVDYKMSPTKPTLDGEPSYEGIPQGLHDTLQPVWKDRDVRRYGYWSVFSGASGYTYGNNSVMQMHKPTDTGSAYGARGTWDEAIKDPGAGQMVHLKQLLLSRPYFERVPDQSLIAEQGDKYDYQVATRGKDYAFIYSYNGRNLKVNMGKIAGDRVKASWFDPRTGKITASGEFPNTGVTEFNPPGKPQDGNDWVLVLDKK from the coding sequence ATGAACAAAAGCCTTTATGTAGTTATTGTCGCTGCTGTGCTTGCGGCATGTTCATCACCCACCAATAGAGAAGAGCGCATAGGTGCAGATGACCCCGTAAAAAAGCTTGCCATATCTGAAAATGGCAGGTACTTCATGACGGAGGACAAAGAACCCTTCTTTTGGCTCGGAGATACCGGCTGGTTGCTTTTTTCCAAACTGAACCGCGAAGAGGCTGATCAGTACCTGGAAGATCGTAGAGCCAAAGGATTCAACGTGATACAGGTGATGGTGCTGCATGGGGTGGGGGCAGTAAACGCTTACGGTGATTCTGCATTGGTAAACAAAGATGTAGCACGGCCAAAAGTCACGGAGGGCAGCTCTTTTGAGGATTCTCTGCAGTATGATTTTTGGGACCATGTGGATTACATGGTGGACAAGGCTGCTGAAAAGGGGATGTACATGGCCCTTGTCCCGGTATGGGGCTCTAATGTCAAAGCTGGTTTTGTGAATCAGTCCCAGGGCGCTACTTACGCTGGATGGCTTGCAGCCAGGTATAAGGGAAGGCCCAACATCATTTGGTTGAACGGAGGTGACATAAAAGGAAGCGACTCTGTTGAGGTGTGGCGGAAAATCGGGTACACCATCCGGGAAAAGGACCCTAACCACCTGATTACCTTTCATCCACGGGGTAGAACGCAGTCCTCCACCTGGTTCCATGGTGAGCCCTGGCTCGATTTCAATATGTTTCAGTCAGGGCACCGTCGATATGACCAGGATACCAGTGCAAAAGAGCTGAGGTATGGGGAAGATAACTGGAAATATGTTGCCGTAGACTACAAAATGTCTCCCACGAAACCAACGCTAGACGGTGAACCATCCTATGAAGGTATTCCGCAAGGTCTGCACGATACCCTGCAACCCGTTTGGAAGGACCGCGATGTGAGAAGGTATGGTTACTGGTCGGTTTTTTCTGGTGCGAGTGGCTATACCTACGGAAACAACTCTGTAATGCAAATGCACAAACCAACAGACACCGGAAGCGCTTACGGTGCCAGGGGCACATGGGATGAGGCCATAAAAGATCCGGGGGCCGGGCAGATGGTTCACCTGAAGCAGTTACTGCTCTCCCGCCCATACTTTGAGCGGGTGCCCGACCAATCCCTCATTGCGGAACAAGGGGATAAATATGATTACCAGGTTGCTACCAGAGGAAAAGACTATGCCTTTATTTACTCCTATAACGGGCGCAATCTGAAGGTGAACATGGGTAAGATTGCCGGCGACAGGGTCAAGGCAAGTTGGTTTGACCCTAGGACAGGGAAGATAACAGCATCCGGTGAATTCCCCAATACCGGTGTAACTGAATTCAACCCTCCAGGAAAGCCACAGGACGGCAATGATTGGGTGCTGGTGCTGGATAAGAAATAG